The Chitinophaga flava genome has a segment encoding these proteins:
- a CDS encoding DUF2147 domain-containing protein: MKRLALVVGLTLASMTGFAQAASAIKGLWFNPEKDGKVDIYESSGKYYGKLVWMKTPFEADGKTPRKDNKNKNASLRDRTLLNMVILTGFTFEDGKWVDGEVYDPKSGKTYSSVMSLKGDKLEIRGYVGTPLFGRTAVFTRQ, from the coding sequence ATGAAACGATTAGCATTAGTAGTAGGATTGACGCTGGCCAGCATGACAGGATTTGCTCAGGCGGCCAGCGCAATAAAAGGTCTGTGGTTTAACCCGGAAAAAGACGGAAAGGTGGACATCTATGAATCATCCGGCAAATATTATGGGAAACTGGTTTGGATGAAAACACCCTTTGAGGCCGATGGAAAAACACCACGCAAAGACAATAAAAACAAGAATGCCAGCCTGAGAGACAGGACCTTACTAAATATGGTAATCCTTACCGGTTTTACATTCGAAGATGGAAAGTGGGTGGATGGTGAAGTATATGACCCTAAAAGTGGAAAAACCTACAGTAGTGTTATGAGCCTGAAAGGTGATAAACTGGAAATCAGAGGATATGTCGGAACACCATTGTTTGGAAGAACGGCTGTCTTCACCAGGCAGTAG